GAACATCGCGCACCACGCGGCGTTGGCGTAGGCACGGGGGCTGCCGCCGTCACGAGCGACGGTCTCCCTGGCGCGGGGGGAGTTGACGTACCAGTCCTGGAACTTGGTGCCACCGCCGGAGGCGTTCTCCTTGATGCCGATCTGCTTCTTAGCCGCGGCGAGGACGGCAGAGGCGGTGGGCATGGCGGGGATGCGCTGCTTGACGGCGGCCTGCTTGCCGTCGGTCTTCTGTGCGGCCATTGCGGCCACGTGGGACTTGTCCTGGGGGGCGGGAGCGGTGTCGGCCTGGGCGGCCTGCGTGGGAACCAGCGAACCTGCGACCACCGCTGCGCCGAGGGCGGCGTGGGCGTAGGACAGCTTGGGGGCACGGCTACGACGGTGCTTGGCCATGAAAGGGGGACTCTCCTTGCTTAGCTTCATGCCGCTTACCGGGTTAGCTGACGGGTTCGGACGTGAAGCTGCCCTACGGCACGGTGTGCCGATTCACCCCAGAAGGATTGGGTCCCCGGTTCCGCATGGTGCGGATTCAGCGGTCACAGGCAGGGGGCCTGTGATGATCTGCAATGTCAGGCAATGTCCGGTTAGTCCGGGTTTATGCCTCGAGTGACCCCAAGGTAATACATGAGGCAAGTTGGATACAAATTGATAAAGGTCCCGCGATCATCTACGGTCAGGTCATGTCGCCCCAGGACCTGTTCAACCACGGCCTGCAGGAGGACGGACGCCGTCCACGCGAAGCACGCAGATGGTATCTCCTGGCGATCGAATCAGGGCACCAGGAGGCCGCCCGCAGGGCGGCCTTCAACCTCGCCCTCATCGAGGATGAGGACGGCCGTGTCGACGAGGCCCGCCACTGGTACGGCAGGGCCGGCACCCCCCGGGCGATGTTCAATCTGGGCGTCCTGGAAGAGGGCTGCGGCAACGCCGAGGCGGCACGTCACTGGTACGCAAAGGCCGTGGAAAGTGGCCACGCCGAGGCCGCGCCCCGGGCGATGTTCAACCTGGGACTCCTGGAGGACCGGGCCGGCGACCGCACGAGGGCCCGCGGCCACTACCTGATGGCGGTCGGCTCGGGCCACGAGGAGGCCGCCGCGCGGGCCCGCGCGAACCTCGAGGCGCTCAGCGAGCACCCAGCCTGACCCGCGCCTCCTCCAGCATCCGCATCATCGCCAGGCTCTCGTCCAGCGGCATGATCGCGCTCTCCGTCCTGCCCTCCCGCAGCGCCTCGCGCACCTCGCGGATCTCGCCCGCGTAGCCGTTCGACGAAGGGTCAAGAACGCGTTCCTCGGTCTCGAAGCCGGGACCCGACAGCGTGACGCGCTGCGGCGCCCAGAACGGCGCGGCGATGTCGGCGCGCAGCCCCGTGCCCACCACGGTCGCGGTGTTGGCCAGCGGACTGATCAACGAGGTGTCGAGCAGCGCGCGAGCCCCGCCCTCGTAGGTCAGCAGCGCCCCCACCTCGGCGTCGACACCAGAGGGACCGAGCGATCCTGTGAGATGCGTCTCAGCCGGCTCGCCGAGCAGCAGATGCGCCAGCCCGAACGGATAGATGCCCAGGTCGAGCAGGACCCCGCCGCCCAGCGCAGGGTTCCAGAGGCGGTGCTTCTCCTCGTACGGCAGGACGAACCCGAACGACGCCTGGACCGAGCGCAGCGCGCCGAACCGCTCCTCGGTCAGCAGCCCCCTGATCAGGGGGTTGAACCGCATCCACATCGCTTCCATCAGGAACACGCCGGCCTGCCTGGCCAGCTTCACCATGCGCTCCGCGTCGGCCAGCGAGGCGGCCAGCGGCTTCTCGCACAGCACCGCCTTGCCCGCCGCGATCGCCGCCTCGGCCACCTCCAGGTGCTGGGCGTGCGGGGTGGCCACGT
This window of the Nonomuraea africana genome carries:
- a CDS encoding Gfo/Idh/MocA family protein, translated to MADLAWGIAATGGIARTVGAVIAAEPGMRVAAVGSRDLGRATELAATLGADSAYGSYADLCADPAVDVVYVATPHAQHLEVAEAAIAAGKAVLCEKPLAASLADAERMVKLARQAGVFLMEAMWMRFNPLIRGLLTEERFGALRSVQASFGFVLPYEEKHRLWNPALGGGVLLDLGIYPFGLAHLLLGEPAETHLTGSLGPSGVDAEVGALLTYEGGARALLDTSLISPLANTATVVGTGLRADIAAPFWAPQRVTLSGPGFETEERVLDPSSNGYAGEIREVREALREGRTESAIMPLDESLAMMRMLEEARVRLGAR
- a CDS encoding CHAP domain-containing protein, coding for MAKHRRSRAPKLSYAHAALGAAVVAGSLVPTQAAQADTAPAPQDKSHVAAMAAQKTDGKQAAVKQRIPAMPTASAVLAAAKKQIGIKENASGGGTKFQDWYVNSPRARETVARDGGSPRAYANAAWCAMFVSWVGEMTGARPQVGWDAYTVTHAKWFKANKRWGTTPKPGAVVFFSWSGGKSISSINHVGFVEKDNGNGTITTIEGNTGNGAVEQRVRPKSQVVGYGYPQYSGA
- a CDS encoding sel1 repeat family protein produces the protein MSPQDLFNHGLQEDGRRPREARRWYLLAIESGHQEAARRAAFNLALIEDEDGRVDEARHWYGRAGTPRAMFNLGVLEEGCGNAEAARHWYAKAVESGHAEAAPRAMFNLGLLEDRAGDRTRARGHYLMAVGSGHEEAAARARANLEALSEHPA